In the Topomyia yanbarensis strain Yona2022 chromosome 3, ASM3024719v1, whole genome shotgun sequence genome, one interval contains:
- the LOC131692256 gene encoding leucine-rich repeat neuronal protein 3-like: MFYKIVIGVKTRSSSHKNDIGLSKHRTKFAHRKKKLSVIMYGKSFFLINILVASIMLVHSQQDDAGVKVTKLCNFDKPLKDPTDEADGRFCDCDVENSPPWGIPVVIIDCQDHHLQNNMFQAENLTQGTVKLDMAYNKFTTVPYFVGDKLKYLSLHDNAITELKDKNFANITSLLELDLSENKIDLITSDAFVGLTLLQKLNLAGNRIKMIQVNTFSIFIHLEHLILSGNPLGEFFNSSENDIFLKLGVTPRLATIELAECNLVNIDLTNGIGLDNINIRMNQLLQIQRLPKAVSRLDISDNPIRVMTAKFLPHLFNLKTLIMEDMPNLYKLDEYSLFGLPRLARLNLQGSRNLTIFDPHAFGINVVLNETDTVLEELILKGTGIRTLNSTLQFAFEHVKTLELAGTPLNCDCQLRWLKELNVTTDGTTCFKPASLRGKQFNEIQIGQLQCRVEKSWIYTVFNVMLVILLIVLIIVGAYLVYIAIRPRQQVQLRKVGSSSPYARVTIEPNRAENLD; this comes from the coding sequence ATGTTCTACAAAATTGTTATCGGTGTGAAGACCAGAAGTTCGTCGCACAAAAACGACATCGGCCTGAGCAAACATAGAACGAAGTTCGCCCACAGGAAAAAGAAACTGTCTGTGATAATGTACGGGAAATCGTTCTTTCTAATTAATATTCTGGTAGCTTCCATCATGCTCGTACATAGTCAGCAAGATGATGCGGGTGTGAAGGTTACAAAACTTTGCAATTTCGATAAACCTCTAAAAGATCCAACAGATGAAGCCGATGGAAGGTTTTGTGACTGCGATGTGGAAAACTCTCCTCCATGGGGAATCCCAGTCGTAATAATCGACTGTCAGGACCATCATCTGCAAAATAACATGTTTCAAGCGGAGAACCTAACACAAGGCACTGTGAAACTGGATATGGCTTACAACAAATTTACTACAGTCCCTTACTTTGTGGGTGATAAATTAAAATATCTCAGCTTGCACGACAACGCGATAACGGAACTAAAAGATAAGAACTTTGCCAACATCACCAGTCTACTGGAATTAGATTTAAGCGAAAACAAAATTGACCTTATCACCAGTGATGCATTCGTGGGTTTGACACTGTTGCAAAAACTAAATCTTGCTGGCAACCGCATCAAAATGATTCAAGTGAAtacgttttcaattttcatacaTTTAGAGCACCTGATCCTATCCGGTAACCCTTTGGGTGAGTTCTTCAACTCGTCGGAAAACGACATTTTTCTGAAACTGGGCGTTACTCCACGACTTGCCACGATCGAGCTGGCCGAATGCAATCTCGTCAATATTGACCTCACGAACGGAATCGGTCTCGACAACATAAACATCCGCATGAACCAATTGCTGCAAATTCAGCGGTTACCAAAAGCAGTTTCTCGTCTAGATATCAGCGACAATCCCATCCGTGTAATGACTGCTAAATTTCTACCACACTTGTTCAACCTGAAAACTCTAATCATGGAAGATATGCCGAACCTGTACAAGTTGGACGAATACTCGTTGTTTGGATTGCCAAGGCTAGCTCGTCTGAATTTGCAAGGCTCTCGCAATCTGACCATCTTTGACCCACATGCATTCGGGATAAATGTTGTTCTCAATGAAACTGACACTGTACTAGAAGAACTAATTCTCAAAGGAACAGGAATTCGAACGCTCAACTCAACTCTTCAGTTTGCTTTCGAGCATGTCAAAACTTTGGAACTGGCCGGAACCCCACTGAACTGTGACTGTCAGCTCCGTTGGTTGAAGGAACTAAATGTGACTACCGATGGGACAACCTGTTTCAAACCTGCATCCTTGCGAGGTAAACAATTCAATGAAATCCAGATCGGCCAACTTCAATGTAGGGTAGAGAAATCCTGGATTTACACCGTGTTCAATGTGATGCTGGTGATTCTTCTAATCGTGCTGATCATCGTTGGTGCCTATCTGGTTTATATAGCTATAAGGCCTAGGCAGCAAGTACAACTGCGAAAAGTAGGTTCCAGCAGTCCCTACGCAAGAGTTACGATAGAGCCAAACCGGGCGGAAAATCTTGATTGA